The Spirosoma foliorum genome has a window encoding:
- a CDS encoding SDR family NAD(P)-dependent oxidoreductase → MDTQKVWFITGASKGLGLSLVNQLLAEGHSVAGTSRNIDQLIQAVGSTSAQFLPLQVDLANEQSVAQALQKTHDTFKHIDVVVNNAGYGIGGSIEELTDQETRDSFDINVFGTLNVIRHVLPFLRAQQSGHIINISSIAGITANTGWAIYAATKYAVMGLSEVLADDVKSFGINVTVVAPGAFRTSFLSTESLLLTKHPIDAYEQVRASHAKYLSMDGVQAGDPAKAAAAMIQIANEANPPLYLLLGSDAYQRALTKIDLLGKAFTSQEELTKSTDF, encoded by the coding sequence ATGGACACTCAAAAAGTATGGTTTATTACAGGCGCTTCTAAGGGACTAGGACTCAGTCTGGTTAACCAACTACTAGCCGAAGGCCATTCCGTAGCAGGCACCTCCCGAAACATTGATCAACTGATTCAGGCGGTTGGTTCAACAAGCGCTCAATTTCTACCGCTACAGGTCGACCTTGCCAATGAACAAAGTGTAGCCCAGGCACTTCAGAAAACCCACGACACGTTTAAGCATATCGATGTCGTTGTAAATAATGCAGGTTACGGCATTGGCGGTAGCATTGAAGAGCTGACCGATCAGGAAACACGCGACAGTTTTGACATTAACGTATTTGGTACGTTGAATGTGATTCGCCACGTGCTGCCTTTTCTACGCGCTCAGCAGTCGGGACATATCATTAACATTTCGTCCATTGCCGGAATAACAGCCAATACTGGCTGGGCTATTTATGCAGCTACGAAGTATGCCGTCATGGGGCTTTCCGAAGTGCTGGCCGATGATGTTAAATCGTTCGGTATCAACGTAACGGTGGTGGCTCCGGGTGCTTTTCGGACGAGTTTCCTATCAACAGAATCCCTGCTTTTGACCAAACACCCCATCGACGCCTATGAGCAGGTTAGGGCTTCTCATGCCAAATACCTGAGCATGGATGGGGTACAGGCAGGCGATCCAGCAAAAGCCGCAGCCGCCATGATCCAGATCGCAAATGAAGCAAATCCTCCGCTGTACTTACTCTTAGGTAGTGACGCCTATCAGCGGGCACTAACCAAAATCGACCTGCTTGGCAAAGCATTTACAAGCCAGGAAGAACTAA